In Mesorhizobium sp. 113-3-3, a genomic segment contains:
- a CDS encoding LLM class flavin-dependent oxidoreductase translates to MIKAHPLHGPNKLKLGVFSTNADGGLAITDVPERWTASWQDNLTAAQIADRAGLEFMLPIARWRGFGGRNKVREWSFETFTWAAALAVATEQIGLFMTVHVPLVHPLYAAKALATVDHISQGRAGLNIVCGWNPKEFGMFGTPLVEKGYDQAAEWIEVLEKLYASAEPLDYEGTYYRLKEAVSRPASLQAPRPVTMNAAFGGPGRDFAAARCDYLFTTFSEMSDAGRHVADISERADKVGRDVGVYTVAHVVCRPTMEEAQAYYTRYAVDLADHEAVDAHMAGKKEFSQSHDPHAYDRYRQRFAGGAGTYPLIGTPETIAADMAAIAGHGYQGIALSFVNYTQELPYFCDHVLPILRKAGLRA, encoded by the coding sequence ATGATCAAAGCGCATCCCCTGCACGGCCCGAACAAACTGAAGCTCGGCGTCTTCTCGACCAACGCCGATGGCGGGCTTGCCATCACCGATGTGCCGGAACGCTGGACGGCAAGCTGGCAGGACAATCTGACGGCGGCGCAAATCGCCGACCGCGCCGGGCTGGAGTTCATGCTGCCCATCGCGCGCTGGCGCGGCTTTGGCGGCCGCAACAAGGTGCGCGAATGGTCGTTCGAGACCTTCACCTGGGCAGCGGCGCTCGCCGTGGCCACCGAACAGATCGGCCTGTTCATGACCGTGCACGTGCCGCTGGTGCATCCGCTCTACGCCGCCAAGGCGCTGGCGACGGTCGACCACATCAGCCAGGGCCGCGCCGGCCTCAACATCGTCTGCGGTTGGAACCCGAAGGAATTCGGCATGTTCGGTACGCCGCTGGTCGAGAAGGGCTACGACCAGGCAGCCGAGTGGATCGAGGTTCTAGAGAAGCTTTATGCGTCGGCCGAGCCGCTCGACTACGAAGGCACCTACTATCGCCTGAAGGAGGCTGTGAGCCGGCCGGCCAGCCTGCAGGCTCCGCGACCGGTGACGATGAACGCCGCTTTTGGCGGCCCGGGCCGCGATTTCGCCGCCGCCCGATGCGACTACCTGTTCACGACCTTTTCCGAGATGAGCGATGCCGGCAGGCATGTCGCCGACATCAGCGAGCGGGCCGACAAGGTCGGCCGCGATGTCGGCGTCTACACCGTGGCGCATGTCGTCTGCCGCCCGACGATGGAGGAGGCGCAGGCCTACTACACGCGCTACGCCGTCGATCTGGCCGATCATGAGGCGGTCGACGCCCATATGGCCGGCAAGAAGGAATTCTCGCAGTCGCACGACCCGCACGCCTATGACCGCTACCGCCAACGCTTCGCCGGCGGCGCCGGCACTTATCCCCTGATCGGAACACCGGAAACGATCGCTGCCGACATGGCCGCCATTGCTGGGCACGGCTATCAGGGCATCGCGCTCTCCTTCGTCAACTACACGCAGGAGCTGCCCTATTTCTGCGACCACGTGCTGCCGATTTTGCGGAAGGCGGGTCTGCGCGCATAA
- a CDS encoding HpcH/HpaI aldolase family protein: MSEFRQKCVGRANLVGSFAAIPHPVAVEVMALAGLDFLCIDWEHAQISRDMIETMVRAADVHRVPAMVRVPGHAPEAIQAALDSGAQGVLVPRVSTAAQAAMAVKASRYPPLGGRGVGPGRAAGYGYRIPEYLAGANDRTVVAVQVETAEGLANIDAIAAVDGVDVIFVGPGDLSVSIDAIGPQGADKLNAAIRTIIAATIAHGKTSGIFCASPQAVGRWAAIGASFFVLASDTMFLGAGAAANAAAARDELA; encoded by the coding sequence ATGAGCGAATTCCGCCAGAAATGCGTCGGCAGAGCAAACCTCGTCGGTTCGTTTGCCGCCATTCCCCATCCGGTCGCGGTCGAAGTGATGGCGCTGGCTGGTCTCGACTTCCTCTGCATTGACTGGGAGCATGCGCAGATCTCGCGTGACATGATCGAGACCATGGTGCGTGCGGCCGACGTTCACCGCGTGCCGGCGATGGTGCGGGTTCCCGGCCATGCGCCGGAAGCCATCCAGGCGGCGCTGGACAGTGGCGCGCAAGGCGTGCTGGTGCCGCGCGTCTCGACCGCCGCCCAGGCAGCGATGGCCGTCAAAGCCTCGCGCTATCCGCCGCTGGGCGGGCGCGGCGTCGGACCCGGCCGGGCCGCCGGCTATGGCTATCGCATTCCCGAATATCTAGCCGGCGCCAATGACAGGACCGTCGTCGCGGTCCAGGTCGAGACAGCGGAGGGGCTGGCCAATATCGACGCGATCGCGGCGGTCGACGGCGTCGACGTGATCTTCGTCGGCCCCGGCGATCTTTCGGTGTCGATCGACGCGATCGGACCGCAAGGCGCCGACAAGCTCAATGCGGCGATCCGGACGATCATTGCTGCCACGATCGCGCACGGCAAGACATCAGGCATATTTTGCGCCAGCCCACAGGCCGTAGGCCGGTGGGCGGCCATCGGCGCGAGTTTCTTCGTGCTGGCCAGCGACACGATGTTTCTGGGCGCCGGGGCCGCGGCCAACGCTGCCGCGGCACGCGACGAATTGGCTTGA
- a CDS encoding ABC transporter substrate-binding protein codes for MKLSRRNLILLAAAIGIAAGPATAYAADVLNVGAYPTNPPFEYKNESGTFEGFEVDIVNEAAKRIGMTTDIADLGFQALFAATTSKRIDVAISSITITPERLKSQSFTQPYYDSDMGIATKTDSAINAEADLKGKIVGVLSGSTGETWVKAHQEADGFSDVKGYDTQQNLLLDLSAGRVDAAVSDIPGMEYSFTKMKDLKVKQRIKTGEQYGLMMTKDHPLLGKLNDALTAMKKDGTLAAIHKKWFGSDAPADSSTVKEMPLPKA; via the coding sequence ATGAAGCTGTCACGTCGCAATCTCATCCTGCTCGCCGCCGCCATCGGCATCGCCGCCGGCCCGGCAACCGCCTACGCCGCCGATGTGCTCAATGTCGGCGCCTACCCGACCAATCCGCCCTTCGAGTACAAAAACGAGAGCGGCACTTTCGAGGGCTTTGAAGTCGACATCGTCAACGAGGCTGCCAAGCGCATCGGCATGACCACCGACATCGCCGATCTCGGCTTCCAGGCGCTGTTCGCCGCCACGACGTCGAAGCGCATCGATGTCGCCATCTCGTCGATCACCATCACCCCGGAGCGGCTGAAGTCGCAGTCCTTCACGCAGCCCTATTATGATTCCGACATGGGCATTGCGACGAAGACCGACAGCGCCATCAACGCCGAGGCCGACCTCAAGGGCAAGATTGTCGGCGTGCTTTCCGGCTCGACTGGCGAAACCTGGGTCAAGGCACATCAGGAAGCCGACGGCTTCAGCGACGTGAAGGGCTATGACACGCAGCAGAACCTTTTGCTCGACCTCAGCGCCGGCCGCGTCGATGCCGCTGTCAGCGACATTCCGGGCATGGAATACTCCTTCACCAAGATGAAGGATCTGAAGGTCAAGCAGCGCATCAAGACCGGCGAACAGTACGGCCTGATGATGACCAAGGACCATCCGCTGCTCGGCAAGCTGAACGATGCGCTGACGGCGATGAAGAAGGACGGCACGCTGGCCGCGATCCACAAGAAGTGGTTCGGCAGCGACGCGCCGGCCGATTCCTCGACGGTCAAGGAAATGCCGCTGCCGAAGGCCTGA
- a CDS encoding amino acid ABC transporter permease codes for MSLIDTFFNPDVIMSSLPALLRGFLNTLLLGILSIGIGIPIGLVISLLRLYAPKPVRWLAVGYTDIFRALPVLVVLILIYYALPFLGIRLSSWASAVTAFAFIMSAYSAEVFRSGIESIPKGQFEASQALGLPFLLTLRKVVLPQAIRVVIPPMTSNCVSMFKDTSLASTVALPELLKEATNAQSLYANPSPLIGAALVYLIFLWPMVRLVSLLEDRFKTEKAR; via the coding sequence ATGTCGCTGATCGACACTTTCTTCAATCCCGATGTCATCATGTCCAGCCTGCCGGCGCTGCTGCGCGGTTTCCTGAACACGCTGCTGCTCGGCATTCTGAGCATCGGCATCGGCATTCCCATCGGCCTGGTGATCAGCCTGCTGCGGCTCTATGCGCCGAAGCCGGTGCGCTGGCTGGCGGTCGGCTACACCGACATTTTCCGCGCGCTGCCGGTGCTGGTGGTGCTGATCCTGATCTATTACGCGCTGCCCTTCCTCGGCATCCGCCTGTCGTCCTGGGCGTCCGCCGTGACGGCTTTCGCCTTCATCATGTCGGCCTATTCGGCCGAAGTGTTCCGCTCCGGCATCGAAAGCATTCCGAAAGGCCAATTCGAGGCGTCGCAGGCGCTTGGCCTGCCGTTCCTTTTGACCTTGCGCAAGGTGGTGCTGCCGCAGGCGATCCGCGTCGTCATCCCGCCGATGACCAGCAATTGCGTCTCGATGTTCAAGGACACTTCGCTCGCCTCCACCGTGGCGCTGCCGGAACTGTTGAAGGAAGCGACCAATGCGCAGTCGCTCTACGCCAACCCCTCGCCGCTGATCGGCGCGGCCCTTGTCTATCTGATCTTCCTTTGGCCGATGGTTCGCCTCGTCAGCCTGCTTGAAGACCGCTTCAAGACCGAGAAGGCGCGCTGA
- a CDS encoding cysteine desulfurase-like protein, giving the protein MNKHQTDNASAVAFPVDSIRAMFPALQRAGDFIFMDNAAGAQIPQSVLDAVTNHLVSHNVQRGGRYGRSVTVDQSVADARASVALLINAYSPAEICFGMNATSFIRLVSLGIGQMLAKEIDGGRDEIVITDMDHDANIATWLALESAGAKFKWWRMREDGNLHVDDLKPLVSDRTRLVACTVTAHSIGSIVDVASVAKIAHAAGAEVFLDCVHYGPHGLIDVQAWDCDYLVCSGYKNFSPHMGFLWGRFDTLKRLPTFREDFIPDEPPYKVEAGTFIYENVSGMDAAVQYLELIGRNLAPSNNRSRRENIVAGMGAIRDYELLLAREMLAVLKGCGATIYGVADEARINERVPTFCFNIGRLSPQRIVEEMAEMQIGIRDGHMYAPRLMKRLNLSMDSGAIRASLVHYNTVEEVHKFGEALRAIIAKLS; this is encoded by the coding sequence GTGAACAAGCACCAGACCGACAATGCGAGCGCCGTGGCGTTCCCCGTCGACAGCATCCGCGCCATGTTTCCCGCTTTGCAGCGGGCCGGCGATTTCATCTTCATGGACAATGCCGCCGGCGCGCAGATCCCGCAGAGCGTGCTCGACGCGGTGACCAACCATCTGGTTTCACACAATGTCCAGCGCGGCGGCCGCTATGGCCGCAGCGTCACCGTCGACCAGTCGGTCGCCGATGCAAGGGCAAGCGTGGCGCTGCTGATCAACGCCTACAGCCCGGCGGAAATCTGCTTCGGCATGAACGCCACCTCGTTCATCCGCCTGGTCAGCCTGGGCATCGGCCAGATGCTCGCCAAAGAGATAGATGGGGGGCGAGACGAGATCGTCATCACCGACATGGACCACGACGCCAACATCGCCACCTGGCTGGCGCTGGAATCCGCCGGCGCCAAGTTCAAGTGGTGGCGCATGCGCGAGGACGGCAATCTGCATGTCGACGATCTCAAGCCCCTGGTCTCCGACCGCACCCGCCTTGTCGCCTGCACGGTGACGGCGCATTCGATCGGCTCGATCGTCGATGTCGCCTCCGTGGCCAAGATCGCGCATGCGGCCGGCGCGGAAGTGTTTCTCGACTGCGTGCATTACGGTCCGCACGGGCTGATCGACGTGCAGGCCTGGGACTGCGATTATCTCGTCTGCTCCGGCTACAAGAATTTCTCGCCGCATATGGGTTTTCTCTGGGGCCGCTTCGACACACTGAAGCGGCTGCCGACGTTCCGCGAGGATTTCATCCCCGACGAGCCGCCCTACAAGGTCGAGGCCGGCACCTTCATCTACGAGAATGTCTCGGGCATGGATGCGGCCGTGCAGTATCTGGAACTGATCGGTCGCAATCTGGCCCCTTCCAACAACCGCTCGCGGCGCGAGAACATCGTCGCCGGCATGGGCGCCATCCGCGACTATGAGCTGCTTCTGGCGCGCGAGATGCTTGCCGTGCTGAAAGGTTGCGGCGCGACCATCTATGGCGTCGCCGACGAGGCCCGCATCAACGAGCGCGTGCCGACCTTCTGCTTCAACATCGGCAGACTGTCACCACAGCGGATCGTCGAGGAAATGGCCGAGATGCAGATCGGTATCCGCGACGGCCACATGTACGCGCCGCGGCTGATGAAGCGCCTCAATCTGTCGATGGACAGCGGCGCCATCCGCGCGTCGCTGGTGCATTACAACACGGTTGAGGAAGTGCATAAATTCGGCGAGGCGTTGCGCGCGATTATCGCGAAGCTGTCGTAG
- a CDS encoding dipeptide ABC transporter ATP-binding protein translates to MSIKVVEGKDIKRDYHVGGGLFRGSRTVHAVKGVSFSVDKGKTLAIVGESGCGKSTLARIITLIDPATSGELFIDGNKVDIAKDGLTKEMRRKVQIVFQNPYGSLNPRQKIGDVLGEPLLINTGKPADERRDLAMKMLKKVGLGPEHYNRYPHMFSGGQRQRIAIARALMLNPSLLVLDEPVSALDLSVQAQVLNLLADLQDEFQLTYVFISHDLSVVRYIADDVMVMYFGEAVEYGSRDEVFSDPKHSYTKTLFAATPRADVASIKARLAKKKAAA, encoded by the coding sequence ATGAGCATCAAGGTCGTTGAAGGCAAGGACATCAAGCGCGACTATCACGTCGGCGGCGGCCTGTTCCGCGGTTCGCGCACCGTGCATGCGGTCAAGGGCGTCTCATTCAGCGTCGACAAGGGCAAGACGCTCGCCATCGTCGGCGAAAGCGGCTGCGGCAAGTCAACGCTTGCCCGCATCATCACGCTGATCGATCCGGCGACTTCGGGCGAGCTGTTCATCGACGGCAACAAGGTCGACATCGCCAAGGACGGCCTGACCAAGGAGATGCGCCGCAAGGTGCAGATCGTGTTCCAGAATCCATACGGCTCGCTCAACCCGCGCCAGAAGATCGGCGATGTGCTGGGCGAACCGCTGCTCATCAACACCGGCAAGCCGGCCGACGAGCGGCGCGACCTCGCCATGAAGATGCTGAAGAAGGTCGGCCTCGGACCCGAACACTACAACCGCTACCCGCATATGTTCTCGGGCGGCCAGCGCCAGCGCATCGCGATTGCCCGCGCGCTGATGCTCAATCCGAGCTTGCTGGTGCTCGACGAGCCGGTCTCGGCGCTCGACCTGTCGGTGCAGGCGCAGGTGCTGAACCTGCTTGCCGACCTGCAGGACGAGTTCCAGCTGACCTATGTCTTCATCAGCCACGATCTGTCCGTGGTGCGCTACATCGCCGACGATGTGATGGTGATGTATTTCGGCGAGGCGGTCGAATACGGCTCGCGCGACGAGGTCTTCTCAGACCCCAAGCACAGCTACACCAAAACGCTGTTCGCCGCGACGCCGCGCGCCGACGTCGCCTCGATCAAGGCGAGGCTGGCGAAGAAGAAGGCGGCGGCTTAA
- a CDS encoding ABC transporter ATP-binding protein yields MALLDIQNLVVEFQTASGSFRAVDGVSLHVDEREVLAIVGESGSGKSVSMLAVMGLLPWTAKVTADRMSFNGRDLLKLSPAERRKIVGKDMSMIFQEPMASLNPCFTVGFQIEEVLRFHMGMDGAQRRQRAIELLKQVGIAEPAERLNSFPHQMSGGQCQRVMIAIAIACNPKLLIADEPTTALDVTIQKQILDLLVSLQAKYGMGLIMITHNMGVVAETADRVIVQYKGRKMEEADVLSLFESPKSNYTRALLSALPDNAVGDRLPTVSDMLFEPAAGVA; encoded by the coding sequence ATGGCGCTGCTCGACATTCAAAATCTTGTCGTCGAGTTCCAGACCGCATCCGGTTCCTTCCGCGCCGTCGACGGCGTCTCGCTCCATGTCGACGAGCGCGAAGTGCTGGCGATCGTCGGCGAATCCGGTTCCGGCAAGTCGGTCTCGATGTTGGCGGTGATGGGCCTTTTGCCGTGGACGGCCAAGGTCACGGCCGATCGCATGAGCTTCAATGGCCGCGATCTCCTGAAGCTGAGCCCGGCCGAGCGGCGCAAGATCGTCGGCAAGGACATGTCGATGATCTTCCAGGAGCCGATGGCCAGCCTCAATCCCTGCTTCACCGTCGGCTTCCAGATCGAAGAGGTGCTGCGTTTCCATATGGGCATGGATGGTGCGCAGCGCCGGCAGCGGGCCATCGAACTCCTGAAGCAGGTCGGCATTGCCGAGCCGGCGGAAAGGCTGAACTCGTTCCCGCACCAAATGTCGGGCGGCCAGTGCCAGCGCGTCATGATCGCGATCGCCATCGCCTGCAATCCGAAGCTTCTGATCGCCGACGAGCCGACCACCGCGCTCGACGTCACCATCCAGAAGCAGATCCTCGATCTCCTCGTCTCGCTGCAGGCCAAATACGGCATGGGCCTGATCATGATCACGCACAATATGGGCGTGGTGGCCGAGACCGCCGACCGCGTCATCGTCCAGTACAAGGGCCGCAAGATGGAAGAGGCCGACGTGCTGTCGCTGTTTGAATCGCCAAAGAGCAATTACACCCGTGCGCTCCTGTCGGCGCTGCCGGATAACGCCGTCGGCGACCGGCTGCCCACCGTTTCAGACATGCTGTTCGAACCGGCCGCCGGAGTCGCCTGA